The following proteins are co-located in the Blastopirellula marina genome:
- a CDS encoding serine hydrolase domain-containing protein codes for MMARWTRRQWLAAAGSLALTPAVFADAATDSTRLLLETEFKKHGLQALLCGVWRGEENVSTTVLGNSMTGVPATADMHFRVGGVTLTSVCVLLLQFVDRGLVKLDDPLSKWFPNLPKADQVTLQMLGNSTSGYADYVPAESFQKASEADPFRQWTAQELIAIGMESPMLYAPGQGWNYAHTNFVILGEVLKKVGGKSMAALLNENLIRPLGLQQTKYITTPQIPSPVLHAFTAERGTYEESTFWNPSWTSHTGLMISTLGDLGVLANAIGKGTLLSEASRKELTAPTTVGLGINQPNLYYALGIGMMNGWLVQNPRFGGYNLIFAYLPAKQLSVVISTTMGPKCSPDVAYATTVFKELVKELTPDTLIPDVVK; via the coding sequence ATGATGGCACGTTGGACGCGCCGCCAATGGTTGGCCGCTGCCGGCTCATTGGCTTTGACACCAGCCGTCTTCGCGGACGCAGCGACCGACTCGACGCGCTTGTTACTGGAGACAGAGTTCAAGAAGCACGGACTTCAGGCGCTGCTTTGCGGTGTGTGGCGAGGCGAAGAGAATGTCTCGACCACCGTGCTCGGCAACTCGATGACCGGGGTGCCGGCGACGGCGGATATGCATTTTCGTGTCGGCGGAGTGACGCTCACCAGTGTCTGCGTTTTGCTGCTTCAGTTCGTCGATCGCGGGCTGGTGAAGCTTGACGACCCGCTGTCGAAGTGGTTTCCCAACTTGCCGAAGGCGGACCAGGTCACACTCCAGATGCTTGGCAACAGCACCTCAGGCTATGCTGATTATGTTCCGGCTGAGTCCTTTCAAAAGGCGTCCGAGGCCGATCCGTTTCGTCAGTGGACCGCGCAAGAGCTGATTGCGATCGGCATGGAATCTCCCATGCTGTATGCCCCTGGCCAAGGTTGGAACTATGCGCATACGAATTTCGTGATCCTGGGCGAGGTCCTGAAGAAGGTGGGCGGCAAGTCGATGGCTGCCCTGTTGAACGAGAATCTGATCAGGCCGCTCGGCCTGCAACAGACCAAGTACATCACGACGCCGCAAATTCCTTCCCCCGTGCTGCATGCATTCACGGCCGAACGGGGCACCTACGAGGAGTCGACCTTCTGGAATCCCTCGTGGACTTCACACACCGGACTGATGATTTCGACGCTCGGAGATCTTGGCGTGCTGGCCAATGCGATTGGAAAGGGGACGCTGTTGTCGGAGGCGTCCCGCAAAGAACTCACCGCGCCGACGACCGTCGGGCTGGGAATCAATCAACCGAATCTTTACTACGCCCTGGGCATCGGCATGATGAACGGTTGGCTAGTGCAAAATCCGCGATTTGGCGGTTACAACCTGATCTTCGCTTACTTGCCCGCGAAGCAGCTATCGGTCGTCATCTCTACCACGATGGGACCGAAATGCTCGCCCGACGTTGCGTACGCCACCACGGTTTTCAAAGAACTGGTGAAAGAGCTAACGCCTGACACGCTGATTCCCGACGTGGTGAAGTAG